One window of the Benincasa hispida cultivar B227 chromosome 3, ASM972705v1, whole genome shotgun sequence genome contains the following:
- the LOC120073915 gene encoding uncharacterized protein LOC120073915, translating to MDKANSRSGEDAEGEAMEAISLHRFLASKPPLLTINPHKLSPISHNQIFFPSLRHHRLPRIKPINATDTDGDTAPPPVQPAITPPETVEVRFRKRSRRRPKQEREDGGGGAMGNGRPRKAPVEIGSNKPKKWEEMSVGEKAMEVYMGEKGLLFWLNKFAYASIFIMIGGWVLFRFVGPSLNLYQLDTPPLSPTAVFKG from the coding sequence ATGGATAAAGCTAACTCCAGAAGTGGCGAAGATGCTGAGGGAGAAGCAATGGAAGCAATCAGTCTCCACCGATTTCTCGCTTCTAAACCACCGCTTTTAACCATCAATCCACATAAATTATCCCCTATTTCTCACAATCAAATCTTCTTTCCATCTCTACGCCATCACCGGCTTCCCAGGATCAAACCGATCAACGCCACCGACACCGACGGCGACACCGCACCACCGCCGGTTCAGCCGGCAATAACGCCTCCGGAGACAGTTGAAGTTCGGTTTCGGAAGAGGTCGAGAAGGCGACCCAAACAGGAGAGGGAGGATGGAGGAGGAGGAGCGATGGGGAATGGGCGGCCGAGGAAGGCGCCGGTGGAGATTGGTTCGAATAAGCCGAAGAAATGGGAGGAAATGAGCGTGGGGGAGAAGGCAATGGAGGTGTATATGGGAGAGAAGGGTTTGTTATTTTGGCTGAACAAATTTGCTTATGCTTCCATTTTTATTATGATTGGTGGTTGGGTTTTGTTTCGGTTTGTTGGGCCTTCGCTCAATCTTTACCAGTTGGATACTCCACCATTATCTCCGACTGCAGTATTCAAGGGCTAA
- the LOC120074332 gene encoding uncharacterized RNA-binding protein C17H9.04c: MDGGKEGIEGKAASQQTMGEGKEGDWECSGCKNRNYAFRSFCNRCKQPRLLVDNKTPPDSKWLPRIGDWICTGCTNNNYASREKCKKCGQPKEIAAMPAIAIPGASFPTYSHYFARTQGGLDSKINLGLIGNGTSQHLHPLSSNWSLGGADKYGIHAAPTFPLGGNNSAISYMSLANQLLSVPKGWRNGDWLCNCGFHNYSSRAQCKKCNASPQALGMKRLASEELVHHWDNKRLNIGQANEQQQSYPGFEQMMGSSSDPNVGLYNSYPHESSNVAPNLEMPMQFPPQATAPALLGKGAKQWRNGDWMCTNCNNHNYASRLQCNRCKTQRDSLSLPLSAI; encoded by the exons ATGGATGGAGGGAAGGAGGGGATAGAAGGAAAAGCAGCGTCACAACAAACAATGGGCGAAGGTAAGGAAGGCGATTGGGAGTGCAGTGGATGCAAGAATAGGAACTATGCTTTCCGATCCTTCTGTAACAGATGCAAGCAACCTCGTCTTCTCGTCGACAATAAAACGCCTCCAGACTCCAAATGGCTTCCTCGCATCGGTGACTGGATCTGCACGG GTTGCACTAACAACAATTATGCATCAAGAGAGAAGTGCAAAAAGTGTGGACAACCAAAGGAGATAGCAGCAATGCCAGCAATTGCAATCCCTGGAGCTTCTTTTCCAACTTATTCACACTATTTTGCCAGGACCCAAGGAGGATTGGATTCAAAGATAAATCTTGGATTAATAGGAAATGGCACTTCACAGCATCTGCATCCCCTGAGCTCTAACTGGTCCCTGGGAGGTGCCGATAAGTATGGAATTCATGCAGCTCCAACATTTCCTTTGGGGGGAAATAATTCTGCAATCTCGTATATGAGTTTGGCTAATCAGCTCCTTTCAGTTCCAAAGGGCTGGCGGAATGGTGACTGGTTATGCAACTGTGGTTTCCATAATTACTCTTCACGTGCACAG TGCAAGAAGTGCAATGCTTCACCACAAG CACTTGGAATGAAACGGTTAGCATCTGAAGAACTTGTTCATCACTGGGATAACAAGAGATTGAATATTGGACAG GCAAATGAGCAACAACAATCTTACCCAGGTTTTGAGCAGATGATGGGCTCCAGTAGTGACCCAAATGTGGGATTATATAATTCTTATCCGCACGAAAGTTCTAATGTAGCTCCAAATTTGGAAATGCCAATGCAGTTTCCCCCACAAGCAACTGCACCAGCCCTTCTTGGGAAAGG AGCAAAGCAGTGGCGCAATGGAGATTGGATGTGCACAAATTGTAATAATCATAATTATGCATCTCGCTTACAATGTAACAG GTGCAAGACTCAGAGAGATTCACTTTCTCTGCCCCTCAGTGCCATCTAA